Genomic window (Chthonomonas sp.):
CGGCGATAACCTCGTCACGGTCAAGGGACCGAAGGGTGAACTCAAGCAAATGGTCGCCCGCGAACTGACCCTGGACCAAAGCGACGGTGTATTGACCCTTGCGCGTCCCAACAACCAATCGCGAAACCGCGCTCAGCACGGCCTCGCTCGCACCCTGATCAACAACATGATTGTGGGCGTGACGCAAGGACACTCGAAGTCGCTCCAAATTATTGGGGTTGGTTACCGTGTGGCCGCCGAAGGCAAGGGCCTGTTGCTGAACATGGGCTACTCGCACCCGGTGCGCATTCCCGCCACCGAAGGAATCGACTTTGACGTCAAGGTAGACGACAAGGCTCGTACCCAACATATCGTCGTAAACGGCATCGACAAGGCCCTGGTGGGTCAACTCGCCGCCGACATCCGCAAGGTCCGCAAGCCCGAACCGTACAAGGGGAAGGGGATTCGGTACACCGGAGAAGTCATCAAGCTCAAGGCTGGTAAGCGAGCCGGGGCGAAGAAGTAAGGAACTCATATGGCAACTAAAACTCGATCTCAACTTCGTGTCATTCGCCACACTCGTGTGCGAAAGACCGTTTCGGGTGCCGCCGAGCGCCCTCGACTGGCCGTCTTCCGCAGCCTGAAGCACATCTCGTGCCAGGTCATTGATGACAGCACCGGCCGCACTCTGGTCGCCGCCAGCTCCATGGAAAAGGATCTCAAGGCCACCGGCAACGTGGAAGGCGCGACCCTCGTCGGTCAAGCCATCGCCAAGCGCGCCGCGGAAGCTGGCATCAAGGCCGTGGTCTTCGACCGCGGTGGGTTCCGCTACCACGGACGTGTGTCGGCTTTGGCCGAAGGCGCCCGCAAGGGAGGACTTGAATTCTAATGAGAATGCAACAACGCAGCGGACAACGCCGCCCGAGCAACCAGCAACAAGATGGACCTCAGCTCGACGTGCGCGTCATCCGGTTGAACAAGGTTTCGAAGACGCACAAGGGCGGTAAGACCATGTCGTGGTCGGTTCTCGTCGTGGTCGGCGACAACAAGGGCAAGGTCGGGGTTGGTCTCGGCAAGGCTCGCGGTGTCCCCGACGCCATCCGCAAGGGTGAAGAAGCGGCGCGCAAGGACATGATGAAGGTTCCGATGATCGGCACCACCATCCCCCACGCCGTGGAATCGCGATGCGGAACGGCCAGCGTGATGCTCAAGCCGGCTTCGCCCGGTACCGGCGTCAAGGCCGGTTCGGCCATCCGAGCATGCCTCGAATGCGCCGGGGTCCACGACGTGCTCGCTAAGTCGCTTGGCTCGCGCAATCCGGTGAACATGGCGTATGCCACCATCGAAGCGTTTAAGGAACTTCAAGTCCCCGAGCAAGCCGCGTCCCGACGTGGGCTCGACTCGTCTGAGCTGATTCCTTGGCTTGCCAAGGCCCGTAAGGAGGAAGAGGATAATGCTACGCATTGAACTAGTGAAGAGCCTGATCGGCCAAAAGCCGGTCACGAAGAACAACGTCAAGGCCCTGGGCCTCGGCAAAATCAATAGCTTCGTGATCCAAAAGGACACTCCGCAAGTCCGTGGTCAACTCCACCGCATCCAGCACATGGTGACGGTGACCGAGATCGCTGACGAAGCCCCGAAGAAGGCCGAAAAGAAGACGGCTAAGAAGGAAAGCTAAGACATGAGTTTGCACAATCTCCGCCCCTCCAAGGGCTCGACCAAGCGCCCGCGACGACTCGCTCGTGGGATCGGCTCCGGCCTCGGCAAAACCGCTGGCCGCGGCATGAAGGGTCAAAAGGCTCGACGACAAGTCCACCCGAACTTTGAAGGTGGACAAACGCCGCTTCAACGCCGCTTGCCGGTCAAGAAGGGTTTCCGCAACGTGAACCATAAGGAGTTCGCGATTGTAAACCTGGACGACCTTGAGCGACTGTTTAAGGCGGGCGACACGGTGAGCCCGGAAACCCTCAAGGCAACCGGCATCATCAGCGGGATTAAGGACGGCCTCAAGATTCTGGCCTTCGGCGACCTCAAGAAGAAGTTGAGCGTTTCGGCGCACAAGTTCAGTAAGGCTGCTCAGGAAGCAATCGAAAAGGCGGGTGGTTCGGTGACCGTGCTGGAAAGCAAGGCCAAGAGCAATCCGGTGAAGAAGGACAAGAAGGGCGAAGCCGCGCCGAAGGCCGAAAAGGCCGCGAAGGCGGAAGCCAAGGCGCCAGCCAAGAAGGCCGCCGCCACCAAGACTGCTCCGAAGACGACGAAAGCCAAGAAATCGGCTGAGTAACGACCCCAACCCCCAGCACAACAAAGGAACAACAACAGGATGAATATGGACGCATACGGCCAAGGCAGCGGTGACAAGAACCTCAAGATGAATCTTGCGGATACCATTCGCCTTGCCTGGGCCGATGAGGACCTCCGTACGCGGATCATGTTCATCCTGAAAGTGTTCGCGATCTACGTGGCCGGTATCCACATTCGGGTTCCGATCCCCGGGGTCAACATGGAAAGTTTCGCCCGCGCGGTGGGCTCTTCCACCTTCTTCGACCTGATCAACACCCTCGGTGGTGGCGGTCTGAAGAAGATTTCAATTTTCGCTCTGGGCCTTGGCCCGTACATCACGTCCAGCATCATCATGCAGATCCTGACCTCGGCCAATCCGGCTTGGAAGAAGGAAATGGCGGAAGGCGGACAGTACGCTCGGCAGCAACAGAACAAGCGCACCAAGGCACTCACGCTCTTGCTGTGTGTGTTCCAAGGCATCACCTTTTTGCGGATGATCTCGAGCGCTGGCGGCGGCACATTCTCGCCGTTCGTCATGACCTCGGTCATCATCTTTTGGACGGCGGGTTCCTACTTCCTCCTCTGGCTGGGCGAACAGCTTAGCGAAAAGGGCATCGGAAACGGCACTAGCCTGCTGATCTTCGCCGGGATTGTCATTGCGTTCCCCTCGCAGATTGAGGTGATCATCAGCGGTATCCGCACCGGCAACCTCGCGTTTTGGCAGCCGATCGTGCTCATCGCGATGTTCTTTGCGAGCACCTGGTTTGTTGTTCACTTCACCGTCGCACAGCGCCGAATTCCGATTCAGCATATGCGGCGTCAGATGGGCACCAAGGCCATGGGCGGCGGAACCAACTACCTGCCGTTCAGCGTGAACATGGTCGGCGTCATTCCCATCATCTTTGCCTCGGCACTGCTCGCGTTACCATCGCAGTTGGCGGGTGCCTTCAAGGCGGGAACACCGACGTATGACTTCTTTCAGTCAGTGCAGCTCTTCACCTACCCGGACTTTTCAAGGTGGCAAGGGTATGTGGGCGCCTTCGTGTACATGGTGCTGATCTTCTTCTTCACCTACTTCTACACGGCCATTCAATTTAGTGTCGACGACATCTCGGACAACCTCAAACGCCACGGATCGTTCATTCCGGGCGTCCGTCCGGGTAAGCAAACGCGCGACTTCCTGGACACGATCATCTCCCGGATCACCGTCATTGGAGCGTTGTTCCTCTCGATCGTTTCGTTGTCGCAGTTCCTGGTGCCGCTCGTGGTGCCGGTTCGTGGCCTGAGCCAGATTTTCGGGACGTCGCTGCTCATTATGGTGAGCGTCGCGCTGGAAACCATGCGGCAGATCGAGGCGAACTTGATCATGAAGCAGTACGGCAACTAAGATTTGGATCGGAGGGGTCTCCCCTCCATCTGAAACCTGTGCGCACAACGGCGTGCGCACTCGAAAAACATGAACATCATCCTCATTGGACCGCCCGGCGTGGGTAAGGGCACGCAATCGGAACTGTTGCAACAGCGTCTTGGGCTGTTGCCGCTCTCCACTGGCGTTATCTTCCGTCAGGAAATCGAGGCGCAAACCGATCTCGGTCGTCTCGCCAAGCGCTACATTGACCAGGGTCGCCTGGTTCCCAACGGCGTCACCATTGAGATGATCGCGAAACGTCTTCGCAACTCCGACGTGCGCCACAAGGGATTTATTCTGGACGGCTTCCCGCGGACCATTGATCAAGCCGTGGCCCTCACCGAAATCGGCGAAGAAAACGACATTGACATTGATGGCGCGGTCTCGCTCGAAGTGCCCGACGATGTGATCGTGGGTCGCCTGAGCGGTCGCCAGGGCTGCACCAAGTGTGGGGCGATTTACCACTTAACCAACAAGCCACCCAAGCGCCCGGACATTTGCGACAACTGCAATTCGCCGCTGTTCATCCGCGCGGACGACAAGCCGGACGCGATCTCCGAGCGACTCCGCATTTTCCACGAATCCACGATGCCCGTGATTGCCTACTACGAGGGCAAAGGCATGCTCACCCGGGTGGACGCGAGCCGTGAGCCGGAAGATGTGTACGCAGAGATCATCGAGAAGTTTAAGGCTCCGGCATGATCCACCTGAAGTCGCCGGAAGAGCTCGACATCATGCGCGAGAGCGGCCGCATCCTCGCCCGGGTGCTGCGCACCGCGGGTGAAATGGTCGCCCCCGGCGTCACTCCGCTGCAAATCGACGGCGAGATCCACCGCATGATCACCGAAGCCGGTGGCCAGCCCTCGTTTTTGGGCTACAACGGCTTTCCCAACAGCGCCTGCATCTCGGTGAACGAGGTGGTGGTGCACGGGATTCCGACCGACGTGCCCCTGGTCGAAGGCGACCTCATCGGGCTCGATCTCGGCGTGTATATCAACGGATTTCATACCGACGCGGCGTGGACGTTCGCGGTCGGGAAGATCAGCCCGGCCCACGTCAAGCTCATGGAGGTCACCGAGGCGAGTCTCTACGCCGGCATCGCGCAGGCGAAGGTGGGCAACAAGGTGGGCGATATCTCCAGCGTTATCGAGAAGATGATCACCAAGGCGGGCTACGGCAACGTGCGCGAGCTTGTCGGTCACGGCATCGGACGGAGCCTCCACGAGGAGCCGAGCGTGCCGAACTACGGCATCGCCGGTAAAGGGCCGGTGCTCAAGCACGGCACGACCATTTGCATTGAGCCGATGATCAATCTCGGCACGCACAAGGTGAAGACGCTGCCCGACAACTGGACCATCGTGACCGCCGACCGCAAGGCGAGTGTGCACTTTGAGCACACGATTGCGGTGACCAAAGACGGCCCGCTCATCCTCACGCAGGAGTAAAGTTGCCCTGAGGCAAGGGGTGGCTGGTACACTCCGCATTGAATGGCGAAAAGAAAATTTCACCCTAAGAAGGACAAACACCCCGACGATCACAAGGAGGAGGGGATTGAGTTAGAAGGCGTTGTGCTGGAAAACTTGCCCAACGCGCGCTTTCGCGTGGAGATTCCTGACCTTCAAACCGAAATTTTGGCCCACGTCAGCGGAAAAATGCGCATGAACTGGATCAAGATTTTGCCGGGGGACAAGGTGAAAGTTGAAGTTTCGCCGTACGATCCCACTAAAGGTCGGATCACTTACCGTATGCGTGTCTAAAAAACCCGCGAATGGAGTACCCATCGTCAATCAGGCGTGGGTATACTCCCCCATTGCGTTGACGAATCTTTGTCGGCGCGTTTGCTCCGGTTTCGGGGCGCCATCATAAGACCAGACGTAACAAAGCCATGAAAGTTAGGGCCAGTGTAAAGAAAATTTGCGACAAGTGCAAGGTGATTAAGCGCGAGGGAGTCGTGCGAGTCATCTGCGTGAATCCTAAACACAAGCAACGTCAAGGTTGATCTGAGGAGAACTGAAGAAACAAACTTATGGCTCGTATTGCCGGGATTGACTTACCACGAGAAAAGGCGGTTCTTTACGCCCTGCCGTTGATTTATGGGCTTGGCCCAAAGACGACGGCCGACCTGCTTGAGAAGACGGGCTTGGACCCGCGCAAGAAGGTGAAGGACCTGACGGACGCTGAGATTTCGAAGCTCCGCGAAGCGATTGATTCGGACTACCAAGTCGAAGGCGATCTGCGTCGCGAAGTGCACCAGAACATTCGTCGCCTGATGGAAATTGGCTGCTTCCGCGGCCTGCGCCATCGCCGTGGTCTGCCGACTCGTGGTCAACGCACGCGCACTAACGCTCGAACTCGCAAGGGTAAGGCAAAGACCGTCGCCGGCAAGAAGAAGGCCCGCAAGTAAGGAACGGATATGGCACGAAAGACAACTACGCGAGGAAAGCAAAAGGAAAAGCGTCAGGTGGCCAGTGGGTGTGCTTACATTCACAGCTCCTTCAACAACACGATCATTTCGATCACCGATCCGCAAGGCGCGGTTCTGGTTTGGTCCAGCGCTGGGGCAGTGAACTTTAAGGGTAGCCGCAAGGGTACGCCGTTCGCCGCTCAAGTCGCCGCCGAACGAGCCGCCAAGAACGCGATCGAAGGTCACGGCCTTAAGAAGGTGGAAGTGAACGTGAGCGGCCCTGGTGCGGGACGCGAAACCGCGATCCGATCGCTGGCTGCCGCCGGCCTTGAAGTAATCGCCATTAAGGACATCACCACGATTCCCCACAACGGTTGCCGCCCGCCCAAGAAGCGCCGCGTCTAATCGCTCGCATTGAATTTTTCAAGGCCGGAGTAGCAATGCTCCGGCTCTGACCTGAACAACCATCACATGCCGTACATTCAGACACTTGAACTCAACTCCACTTACGGGAAGTTTGTCCTCGAGCCGCTAGAGCGCGGTTACGGGCAAACGATTGGTAACGCACTTCGCCGTGTGTTGCTCAGCTCGATCAATGGGATGGCCGTCACCGGCATTCGTATTGATAAGGTTTTCCATGAGTTCGCTCAGATCCCCGGCGTGAAGGAAGATGCGACCATGTTCATTCTGAACGTCGCCAACCTCGCCATCACCAGCGACATGGAGTTCCCGCCGACCGAACCGGTCAGCTTCACCATCAGCGTTAAGGGTCCGGGCAAGGTCACCGGCGCCGACGTCGTCTGCCCCGAAGGCTATTCGATCGCCAATCCTGAAGTTTATCTTTGCTACGTGAGCGACGCGAAGGTCACCTTCAACTGCGAACTGCTCGCCGAATGGGGTTCGGGCTACGTGCTTCCGGATCGCCACGAGCGCTGGAAGGGCCTCATTGGCACGCTCGCCATGGGCACGCAATTCACCCCGGTCCGCAAGGTCAACTACATTGTCGAACAAACACGCGTGGGCAACCGCACCGACTACGAGCGCCTGGTGCTCGAAGTCACCACCAACGGCAGCGTGCCGCCGAACGACTCGGTGACGCAGAGCGCGCAGATTCTTGACAAGTACTTCAAGATGTTCTTCGACCTCGGCAAGGCCAGCATCGACATGGGCTTCGACGAAGCCGAAGCGGAAGAACCGGAACTCAGCAACGTTCCGGAAATCAAGATTGAAGAAATGGACTTCAGTCAGCGCACGTTCAACTGCTTGCGCCGCGCCGGGCTCCTCACTCTTCGCCACCTCGCCACGGTCACCGAAAGCGACCTCATCGGCATTCGCGGTTTCGGCAAGAAGTCGCTCAACGAGGTCCGCGATAAGCTCGAAGAGCACGGTCTGGCCATTAAGCCTCCCAAGGGCGGCTACCGACCGATTGATTTTGACGACGACGAAGAAGAAGACTTCGACTGAGATTTAACTAAGGACAAAGACTATGTATCACAAGATTGATCACCGTAAGTTGGGTCTTCCGCACGATCAGCGGATGGCGCTCCTCCACAACCTGTGCCGCCAATTCGTGCGCGTGGGCTACGTGCACACCACGTTTGGTCGCGCCAAGGAACTGCAACGCATGGCCGAAAAGCTGATTACGCTGGCCAAGGCCGATACGCTGGCTTCGCGCCGAGCGGCGCGCAAGATTCTCGTCGGTCACTCGGCGAGCACGCCGAAGCCCGCTCGCCTGCTGGCCGGGAAAAGCGATATCGAGAAGCTCGAAATCCTCAAGCAACGGAGCCTCATCAATGGCGAAGACCTGGTCAAGCACCTCTTCGATCACGTGGCTCCGCGCTTTAAGGATCGCAAGGGCGGCTACACCCGATTGACCAAGACCGGGATGCGACGCGGCGACGCGGCCATCACTGCGGTTCTTGAACTCGTCGACTAAGCCACGCCGCATACAACTCGTCGTCGCTTACGACGGCACTGACTTTTGCGGCTGGGCCGCACAACCGGACCAACGGACGGTCCAATGCACATTAATAGAAGCCGTGCGCCAGATCTCGGGCGAAGATTGCGAGATCATTGGAGCAAGCCGCACCGATAGCGGAGCTCACGCCCGGGGACAAAGTTGCCATTTCGACTGTAAGGTCAACTTGCCCACCGAGCGATGGGCCCGCGTTCTCAACCGCCAACTGCCGCCCGATATCGCGGTGGTTCGAGCGCGCGAGGTTCCGGAGCACTTCCACGCTCGATTCAGCGCTCGCTGGCGCACCTACCGTTACCGTATCGCCCGCGACAAAGACCCGCTGGCCCTACGAACGGCCCACTGGGAACCCCGCGAACTGAACTTGGCGAGGATGCAACAGGCCGCCGCTCACCTTGTCGGCGAACATGACTTTCGCTGGTATAGCGAGCAGTGCCAGGACGTGGAGAACACCGTGCGCAAACTTGCCTACCTCCATGTGACGCGCCACGCTGACCAAACTTGGATCGAGATCCGAGGCAACGCGTTTGTCCGCGGCATGATGAGGAGGATCGCCGGAGGGCTACTGGAAGTCGGACTGAACCGACGCCCCGCCCGCGATTTGGCCGAGATGCTCCACCCGCGCGAACGCGAATCGCACATGCCCCCGGTTGTGCTGCCCGCGCGCGGACTGACCCTCCTACGGGTCAGTTACCACCGACAATTTCGAGATCTCCGTGAAGACGGAGGACTTGGGAAACAAAAAAACTCGATACAGGAAAGCGATGAATAGAACATTCTCAGCTAAGCCGGCGGAGATCGACCGCAAGTGGCATATCGTAGACGCAACGGGACTTCCCGTTGGTCGCATTGCCGCCCAAGTCGCTCAAGTCCTGCGAGGCAAACACAAGCCAACCTTTACTTACAACCAAGATTGTGGGGACTTTGTCGTCATTATCAATGCCGATCGTGCCGTCCTTACGGGCAGTAAGCGCGATGAACTGATCTACTGGCACACCATGTGGCCGGGCGGACTCCGCAGCGTTAGCCGCGGTAAGATGCTCGACGAAAAGGCCGACCAGTTGGTCGCCAAGGCCGTTTGGGGCATGATGCCCAAGACCAAGCTGGGTCGCGCGATGTTCAAGAAGCTCAAGGTTTACACCGGCAGCGAACACCCGCACGAAGCCCAACAACCGACCCCCCTGAAGGTGACTAAGTAATGGCAGCAGATCGATTTTATGGCACCGGCCGCCGCAAGTGCGCCGTCGCCCGTGTTTGGGTGAAGGCCGGCGAAGGCAAGATCCTCATCAACGGTCGCGATTGCGCCGAGTACCTCGGTCGCCCGGTTCTGGAAATCCTCGTGAAGAGCCCAATCGCTCTTCTCGACATCGACGGTCGCTACGACATCACTTGCTTGGTCAAGGGTGGCGGCATCTCCGGTCAAGCCGGGGCCATTCGACTCGGCATTAGCCGTGCGCTGATGGAGATGGATGCCAACCTCCGCCCGTCGCTCAAGCGCGCCGGTTTTGTCACCCGCGATGCTCGCATCAAGGAACGCAAAAAGTACGGTCGCAAGAAAGCCCGCCGCGGCTTCCAGTTCGTCAAACGCTAAGCGTTTTTTCGAACTCACGACCCAGAGCCCCGTTGCCCAGCAACAGGGCTCTTTTTTGTGCGTAACTTAAGGAGTGCGTCGCTACGGAATCGAAACGGAATACGGCTTTTTGGTGGAGGGCCATGGCGCCGCCGAC
Coding sequences:
- a CDS encoding adenylate kinase, which produces MNIILIGPPGVGKGTQSELLQQRLGLLPLSTGVIFRQEIEAQTDLGRLAKRYIDQGRLVPNGVTIEMIAKRLRNSDVRHKGFILDGFPRTIDQAVALTEIGEENDIDIDGAVSLEVPDDVIVGRLSGRQGCTKCGAIYHLTNKPPKRPDICDNCNSPLFIRADDKPDAISERLRIFHESTMPVIAYYEGKGMLTRVDASREPEDVYAEIIEKFKAPA
- the rpsM gene encoding 30S ribosomal protein S13, translating into MARIAGIDLPREKAVLYALPLIYGLGPKTTADLLEKTGLDPRKKVKDLTDAEISKLREAIDSDYQVEGDLRREVHQNIRRLMEIGCFRGLRHRRGLPTRGQRTRTNARTRKGKAKTVAGKKKARK
- a CDS encoding DNA-directed RNA polymerase subunit alpha, with amino-acid sequence MPYIQTLELNSTYGKFVLEPLERGYGQTIGNALRRVLLSSINGMAVTGIRIDKVFHEFAQIPGVKEDATMFILNVANLAITSDMEFPPTEPVSFTISVKGPGKVTGADVVCPEGYSIANPEVYLCYVSDAKVTFNCELLAEWGSGYVLPDRHERWKGLIGTLAMGTQFTPVRKVNYIVEQTRVGNRTDYERLVLEVTTNGSVPPNDSVTQSAQILDKYFKMFFDLGKASIDMGFDEAEAEEPELSNVPEIKIEEMDFSQRTFNCLRRAGLLTLRHLATVTESDLIGIRGFGKKSLNEVRDKLEEHGLAIKPPKGGYRPIDFDDDEEEDFD
- the secY gene encoding preprotein translocase subunit SecY, which produces MNMDAYGQGSGDKNLKMNLADTIRLAWADEDLRTRIMFILKVFAIYVAGIHIRVPIPGVNMESFARAVGSSTFFDLINTLGGGGLKKISIFALGLGPYITSSIIMQILTSANPAWKKEMAEGGQYARQQQNKRTKALTLLLCVFQGITFLRMISSAGGGTFSPFVMTSVIIFWTAGSYFLLWLGEQLSEKGIGNGTSLLIFAGIVIAFPSQIEVIISGIRTGNLAFWQPIVLIAMFFASTWFVVHFTVAQRRIPIQHMRRQMGTKAMGGGTNYLPFSVNMVGVIPIIFASALLALPSQLAGAFKAGTPTYDFFQSVQLFTYPDFSRWQGYVGAFVYMVLIFFFTYFYTAIQFSVDDISDNLKRHGSFIPGVRPGKQTRDFLDTIISRITVIGALFLSIVSLSQFLVPLVVPVRGLSQIFGTSLLIMVSVALETMRQIEANLIMKQYGN
- the rplF gene encoding 50S ribosomal protein L6; this encodes MSRIGKLPIKVPANVTVTIDGDNLVTVKGPKGELKQMVARELTLDQSDGVLTLARPNNQSRNRAQHGLARTLINNMIVGVTQGHSKSLQIIGVGYRVAAEGKGLLLNMGYSHPVRIPATEGIDFDVKVDDKARTQHIVVNGIDKALVGQLAADIRKVRKPEPYKGKGIRYTGEVIKLKAGKRAGAKK
- the truA gene encoding tRNA pseudouridine(38-40) synthase TruA — its product is MNSSTKPRRIQLVVAYDGTDFCGWAAQPDQRTVQCTLIEAVRQISGEDCEIIGASRTDSGAHARGQSCHFDCKVNLPTERWARVLNRQLPPDIAVVRAREVPEHFHARFSARWRTYRYRIARDKDPLALRTAHWEPRELNLARMQQAAAHLVGEHDFRWYSEQCQDVENTVRKLAYLHVTRHADQTWIEIRGNAFVRGMMRRIAGGLLEVGLNRRPARDLAEMLHPRERESHMPPVVLPARGLTLLRVSYHRQFRDLREDGGLGKQKNSIQESDE
- the rpsK gene encoding 30S ribosomal protein S11, whose product is MARKTTTRGKQKEKRQVASGCAYIHSSFNNTIISITDPQGAVLVWSSAGAVNFKGSRKGTPFAAQVAAERAAKNAIEGHGLKKVEVNVSGPGAGRETAIRSLAAAGLEVIAIKDITTIPHNGCRPPKKRRV
- the rpmJ gene encoding 50S ribosomal protein L36, with the translated sequence MKVRASVKKICDKCKVIKREGVVRVICVNPKHKQRQG
- the rpsI gene encoding 30S ribosomal protein S9, with product MAADRFYGTGRRKCAVARVWVKAGEGKILINGRDCAEYLGRPVLEILVKSPIALLDIDGRYDITCLVKGGGISGQAGAIRLGISRALMEMDANLRPSLKRAGFVTRDARIKERKKYGRKKARRGFQFVKR
- the rplO gene encoding 50S ribosomal protein L15, giving the protein MSLHNLRPSKGSTKRPRRLARGIGSGLGKTAGRGMKGQKARRQVHPNFEGGQTPLQRRLPVKKGFRNVNHKEFAIVNLDDLERLFKAGDTVSPETLKATGIISGIKDGLKILAFGDLKKKLSVSAHKFSKAAQEAIEKAGGSVTVLESKAKSNPVKKDKKGEAAPKAEKAAKAEAKAPAKKAAATKTAPKTTKAKKSAE
- the infA gene encoding translation initiation factor IF-1; the encoded protein is MAKRKFHPKKDKHPDDHKEEGIELEGVVLENLPNARFRVEIPDLQTEILAHVSGKMRMNWIKILPGDKVKVEVSPYDPTKGRITYRMRV
- the rpsE gene encoding 30S ribosomal protein S5 translates to MQQRSGQRRPSNQQQDGPQLDVRVIRLNKVSKTHKGGKTMSWSVLVVVGDNKGKVGVGLGKARGVPDAIRKGEEAARKDMMKVPMIGTTIPHAVESRCGTASVMLKPASPGTGVKAGSAIRACLECAGVHDVLAKSLGSRNPVNMAYATIEAFKELQVPEQAASRRGLDSSELIPWLAKARKEEEDNATH
- the rpmD gene encoding 50S ribosomal protein L30, which translates into the protein MLRIELVKSLIGQKPVTKNNVKALGLGKINSFVIQKDTPQVRGQLHRIQHMVTVTEIADEAPKKAEKKTAKKES
- the rplQ gene encoding 50S ribosomal protein L17, whose amino-acid sequence is MYHKIDHRKLGLPHDQRMALLHNLCRQFVRVGYVHTTFGRAKELQRMAEKLITLAKADTLASRRAARKILVGHSASTPKPARLLAGKSDIEKLEILKQRSLINGEDLVKHLFDHVAPRFKDRKGGYTRLTKTGMRRGDAAITAVLELVD
- the map gene encoding type I methionyl aminopeptidase; translation: MIHLKSPEELDIMRESGRILARVLRTAGEMVAPGVTPLQIDGEIHRMITEAGGQPSFLGYNGFPNSACISVNEVVVHGIPTDVPLVEGDLIGLDLGVYINGFHTDAAWTFAVGKISPAHVKLMEVTEASLYAGIAQAKVGNKVGDISSVIEKMITKAGYGNVRELVGHGIGRSLHEEPSVPNYGIAGKGPVLKHGTTICIEPMINLGTHKVKTLPDNWTIVTADRKASVHFEHTIAVTKDGPLILTQE
- the rplR gene encoding 50S ribosomal protein L18 yields the protein MATKTRSQLRVIRHTRVRKTVSGAAERPRLAVFRSLKHISCQVIDDSTGRTLVAASSMEKDLKATGNVEGATLVGQAIAKRAAEAGIKAVVFDRGGFRYHGRVSALAEGARKGGLEF
- the rplM gene encoding 50S ribosomal protein L13 encodes the protein MNRTFSAKPAEIDRKWHIVDATGLPVGRIAAQVAQVLRGKHKPTFTYNQDCGDFVVIINADRAVLTGSKRDELIYWHTMWPGGLRSVSRGKMLDEKADQLVAKAVWGMMPKTKLGRAMFKKLKVYTGSEHPHEAQQPTPLKVTK